CGACGATCGCGGAGAGGATCGCGACGATCAGACTGCCGACCCCGACAGCGAACGCGGGCATGTCCACCCAGCCGGAACGGACGATGAGCAAAAGCGCGGCGCCGATGGCCAGAAGCTTGACGGGAAGAAGCGCGAGCACGCCGGGTTTCGGATGGTTCGGATCAAGCAGGGCGCGGCCGATGAGGATACGCAGCAGGCGGAAGTTCGCGTGGGCGAACAGGCCGCCGGCGAGCACCGAGGCAAAGCCCCGCGCGCCGAAGGCGAAGACGGCCAGGGCGGCCAAAAGCACGTACGCGACGATCATGCGCTTTTCGATCGCGTCGAGATGGGCGTTTCGGGGCGTCATCGTGGCCTGTCGTCTCCCGCCTTTTCGGAAGTCTTGCCGGGCTCGGGGCTGCCGAGGCGCCTGGCCTTCTTGTAGACCTTGAGAACCGCCATGAAGGCGGCGCCGAGGCCGAAAAATATTCCGAGGATTTGAAGCGTTGGTGCGGTACCGAATTTCCCGTCGAGCCAGCGGCCGCCGAGAAAGCCGATCGCCACCGAGATCCCCATCTCGAGACCGACAGCGGAGATCCCGCCCGCTTCCCTCAGAAGCTTTTTCGATTGCGGATCCATCGCCGCCGCCGGACCCCCCGTTGGCGTGCGCGTATATTACGCAAAAGGAATTGGAAATCTACCCCACGAAAATGGGCGAAAATCGGCGCGATCGCAAGGCGGCCAGGTCGTCATCCCATGGCATTTCGACGGTACACGGAGCGCACGGAGAAGACACGGAGGACACAGGGGGGAATGGGGAATTGCGAATGCGGAATTGGGAATGGAATGTCGGAATGTCGGAATGTCGGAATCGCGGAATCGCAATTCAACACGAAGGCACAAACGGCACAAAGGGAATTGGAATCGCGACCCCACGCGTCTTCCTGATGTCGGAGCCGCGACCGTCAGGGAGCGGGTGATCCCGCGCCGGCATTCGGGCGTGTCTTCAAATG
This genomic window from bacterium contains:
- a CDS encoding ATP synthase subunit I, whose amino-acid sequence is MTPRNAHLDAIEKRMIVAYVLLAALAVFAFGARGFASVLAGGLFAHANFRLLRILIGRALLDPNHPKPGVLALLPVKLLAIGAALLLIVRSGWVDMPAFAVGVGSLIVAILSAIVVPGEKPGEAGAPGNAVAGDHAVAGGAK
- a CDS encoding AtpZ/AtpI family protein; translated protein: MDPQSKKLLREAGGISAVGLEMGISVAIGFLGGRWLDGKFGTAPTLQILGIFFGLGAAFMAVLKVYKKARRLGSPEPGKTSEKAGDDRPR